TTGCGCTGCTGCTCAACATTACGCCCGACCACCTCGACCGCTACGAGTACTCGCTCGAAAAGTACGCCGAGGCCAAGCTGCGCATCGCCGAAAACCTGGTTACCGACGACTACCTCATCTACAACGCGGATGATGAGAACATAGAGCGCTTTTTGAAAACGGCGTTTATGACAGCGTTCACGCTGCCGTTCAGCCTGCACCACCGGCCCGATTACCACCTGGCGGCCTACTACGAAGATGATTGCACGCTGCGCTTACACTTGCCCATCGAAGACCGGCACCCCGATAAAGTGAGTATCAAAAGCTCGCCGCTCATCGGCCAGCACAACCACCAGAATATGGCCGCCGCCATCCTGGCCGCGCGCGTGGCCGGGGTCTCGCCCGCCCAGATTGAAGCCGCGCTGCGCACGTTCAAGAACGCCGACCACCGCCTGCAGCTGGTGCGTGAATTGAATGACGTTCAATTTGTTGACGACAGCAAGGCTACCAACGTGGAAGCCGCTTGGTATGCGCTCGACGGCATCAAGCGGCCCATCGTCTGGATTGCGGGCGGCACCGACAAGGGCAACGATTACACCACGATTCAGCCCCTGGCCGAGCAAAAAGTAAAAGCCCTTATTTGCCTCGGCGTGGATAATGCCAAGCTGCGCGCCGCGTTTGATGGCAAGGTGCCGCACGTGGCAGAAACCCAAAGTATGGCCGACGCTGTGCAGCGCGCCGCCGCCCTGGCTAGCCCCGGCGACGTGGTGCTGCTTTCGCCCTGCTGCGCCAGCTTCGATTTATTTAAAAACTATGAGGACCGGGGCCGGCAATTTGCCGCCGCCGTGCAGGCCCTAGCCCCGACCGAATCTGCGCCATCAGTTTAATCTTCCAACTCTGCGATTTATGGAAACCCACCGCCTCACTTGGCTCCAGCGCAACCTCAAGGGCGACCCGATTTTGTGGGCCATCGTCATCCTGTTTTCGCTTATCAGCATTGCGGTAGTGTACTCGGCCACCGGCACGCTGGCTTACCGCAACGAGCTGCATGGCCGCACCGGCTCGGTCGAGCTTATCGTGCTTAAGCACAGCAGCTTAATATTTATTGGTCTGGGCCTGATGTGGCTAGCCCACCGCATCGACTACCGGCACTATTCGCGCCTGTCGCTCTACGCGCTGCTGCTCTCGGTGCCGCTGCTGCTATTCACCTATTTCATGGGCGGCGAGCTCAACGGCGCCTCGCGCTGGCTCACCATTCCGGTTATCAATCAGACCTTTCAGCCCTCCGACCTGGCCAAGTTGGCGCTCATTACGCACCTGGCTAGCATGCTGAGCCGCCGCCAGCAGCACCTGCACGATTTCTGGAGTACCCTGTTTCCGGTAATGCTCTGGGTAGGAGTTATTTGCGGACTCATTGTGCTCTCCAACGCCTCCACGGCACTGCTACTGTTTCTCACCTGCCTGCTGCTCATGTTTATTGGTCGCGTGCCCATCAAGCAGATGCTGGTGATGGTAGCCATCGGGGCTGTATTAGGTGGTGCCGGGCTAGCGGCTGGCCAGCGCCTGGGCACGGTAATATCGCGCTTGTCCACCTTCACCGACCCCAATAAAAAGCTCTCGTTTCAGTCGGAGCACGCCCGCATTGCTATTGCCACGGGCGGCCTTACCGGCAAAGGCCCCGGCAAAAGCACCGAGCGCAATATCATGCCGCACCCGTATTCCGACTTTATCTACGCCATTATTATCGAAGAATACGGCATGATTGGCGGCCTATTGGTGCTGTTTCTCTACCTGGCTTTTTTATATCGAGGATTAAAAACCGTGATGAATAGCCAGGGCGCTTTCGGCGGCCTGCTCTCGGCGGGGCTGTGTTTCAGTTTGGTGTTGCAGGCAATGGTAAATATGGGCGTGGCCGTGGGGCTAGGCCCGGTTACCGGCCTGCCGCTGCCGATGCTGAGCATGGGTGGCACCTCCCTCATTTTCACTGGCTTAAGCGTGGGTATTGTATTGGCCGTGAGCCGGGGCGAGCGCGAAACCCGCCCCATGACCGGTGAGCCCGCCGACACCGCGCGCATCACAAGCAAGCGGGTACAGTATGCTTAATGCTACTTATCGTTGCGGCGCAGGCGCGCAATGCCGAACTATTTTAATCGACTAAAAAATGAAATTCATTATTTCCGGCGGCGGCACAGGCGGGCATATTTTCCCGGCGGTGGCAATTGCGAATGAAATTCGGCGGCGCCAGCCCGACGCCGAAATTTTATTCGTCGGGGCCAACGGCCGCATGGAAATGACGCGCGTGCCGGAGGCCGGCTATAAAATTGTGGGGCTGGATATTACCGGCTTGCAGCGCCGCCTCACGCCGCAGAATATTTTATTTCCGGTGCGGGTATTTCGCTCGGTGCGCAAGGCGGGAAAATTAATTCAGGAATTTCGGCCCAACGCGGTGGTGGGCGTGGGGGGCTACGCCTCGGCACCAGTATTACTAGCGGCTACTTCGCGCGGCATTCCGAGCCTGATTCAGGAGCAGAATTCTTACGCGGGCCTGGTAAATAAATTGCTGGGCCGCCGCGTAAGTAAAATATGCGTGGCCTACGACGGCATGGAGAAATTTTTTCCGACCGATAAAATTGTGCTCACCGGCAACCCCGTGCGTACCGAAATTGCGCACGGCAGTCGCGCCGAAGCGTTGCAATTTTTTAACCTTGACCCCAGCAAGAAAACGCTGCTCGTCATCGGCGGCAGCCTGGGCGCCCGCACGCTCAACCTGGCTACCGCTGTCGCGCTGCCGCGCCTGCGGGAGGCCGGCGTGCAGCTGCTCTGGCAAACCGGCAAAATTTATTTTCCCGAGGCCCGGCAGCAAGCCCAGTCCTACGCCGCCGACCGCCTGCAAGCCCTGGAGTTCATCCAGCGTATGGACTTGGCCTACGCGGCGGCTGATGTGGTTATTAGCCGTGCCGGTGCCCTCTCAGTATCAGAGCTTTGCCTTACTGGTAAGGCGAGCATCCTGGTGCCTTCGCCCAACGTGGCCGAAGACCACCAAACCAAAAATGCGCTGGCCCTGGTGGGCAAAGGCGCCGCCGTGCTTATTACCGACGAGCACGCGCCCACCCGCCTCTACGACGAAGCCCTGCGCCTGCTGGCCGCCCCCGACCGCCAGCAGCAGCTCAGCGAGCGCGTGCGCGAGCTGGCCCGCCCCGATGCCACCACAGCTATTGTAAACGAATTATTTAAGCTAATAAAAAAATAAAAGAAACGTCAAGCAAGCGCGATGTTCTACTAATAAAAGATGCAGCAATTTCCTTACATATTTTTTCTCGGTATCGGTGGCATTGGCATGTCGGCACTGGCGCGTTGGTTTAAGGCTAATGGTCACCAGGTCAGTGGCTACGACAAAACCGAAACGCCCCTTACACTAGCCTTGCGGGCCGAGGGAATTGCTGTGCATTATGCCGATGCCGTCGAAAATATTCCGCTGGAAATTCGGGAAAATAAAGCCCTCACTTTGGTGGTGCTCACGCCCGCCATTCCGGCCACCAGCCTGGAGTGGGCGTGGCTGCGCGAGCAGGGTTACGATATTCGCAAGCGCAGCCAGGTACTGGGCGTGCTCACGCAAGGACGGCCCACTATTGCGGTAGCCGGCACCCACGGCAAAACCACTACCAGCAGCATGGTGGCTCATTTGCTACACCACGTCGGCCTCGACGCCGGTGCCTTTTTAGGTGGTATTTCCGTAAATTTGGGGTCGAATTTATTATTGCCCCAAAGCCCCGGCTCGCCCGTGGTGGTGGAGGCCGACGAGTACGACCGTAGCTTTCTGACCCTGTACCCCGATGTGGCCATCGTCACGAGCACCGATGCCGACCACCTCGACATCTACGGCGAGCAAAGCGCGCTGGTAGACTCTTTCTGTCAGTTCGTTAGCCAGATAAAGCCGGGCGGCACGCTGCTGCTCAACCACACTGCCGACCCGCGCGTGGCTGCCGCCGTGCCGCCCGGCACGCGGGTGCTGCGCTATGGCCTCACGGCCGCGCAGGGTCCCGATTTATTTGCCGCGAATATTACCGCCGAAGGCCACCAGTTTCACTTCGATTTGCACGGCCCGCTAGGGGTGATGCCGGGCTTGAAACTGGCGGTGCCGGGTTTTCACAACGTCGAAAATATGCTGGCGGCCGCGGCCGCCGCGCAATTATTCGGCGTGACTGAAACGCAACTGTCTGAGGCCGTGGCGGCCTATCAGGGCGTGAAAAGACGCTTCGAATTTATCGTAACCGGCCCCGCTAAGGTGTACGTAGACGATTACGCTCACCACCCGCGCGAAATTGAGGCTTTCCTGCGCTCGCTGCGGGCGCTGTATCCGGACAAGAAGTTGCGCGTTATTTTTCAGCCCCATTTATTTTCCCGCACTCGTGACTTTGCCGAGGGCTTTTCGCGCAGTTTAAGCTTAGCCGATGAAGTGGTGCTGCTGGATATTTATCCGGCCCGCGAGCTACCGTTACCCGGCGTTGCGGCCGCGATGCTGCTCGATGCTATTACGTCGCCAGCTAAATCCTTGCAAACCAAGGAGCAAGTATTGGAAAATACCAAAAATAATTCTACATTTGACATCTTAGCCACCGTAGGAGCCGGTGATATTGATACGCTGGTGCCGCAGTTGAGAAAGATTTTAGAACATGAGGGTGTAAAGAAATGAAAATGAGGGAGTATGAAGACTGTAATTGCCTTTTATACATTACTTTCTGCCCCAAATTATTGAGTCGCTTAAAAAATGGATAAGTCTGTTCGCAATTTGCTGGTCGCGCTTGCCTGCCTGCTTGGGCTAGGGGGGATGGCTACGTTTGCGGCCCTGCGGCAGGCGCATCGCCCGGTGCAGAATATTGTGGTGAACGTGGCCAACGAGTTTGATAATTATTTTATTAGCGAGCGCGGCGTCACGGCGCTACTTACCAACGGCGGCAAGGAGCCCGTAATCGGCACCGTGCCCGAGGGGCCGCGCCTGCGCGAGCTGGAAAACCGCCTTAAAAAGCATCCCTTTGTGCGCGATGCGCAGGTATACCGCGACCTGGCCGGCAACCTGCACGCCGATGTGCATCAGAACCGCCCCATTGCCCGCCTCGTGCACCCCGACGACCGCCTCGACAGCTACGTTGATGCTAATGGCCAGCGCCTGCCCCTCTCGCCGCTCTACACGGCCAGGGTAGCCACGGTGAGCCGGGCCGGTGGCGGCACGCTGCCCACCACTTTTTTTCAGGATAGCACCAGTCGCGGCTACCTTGACTTTCTGCGCTACGTCGATGAGCACCCCTTTTGGAAGGCGCAGGTAGCCGAGGTTTTTGTGGAGCCCGGTGGCAAGCTCAGCTTTACTCAGCAAGTGGGCGACCAACGTATCGAGTTTGGCACACCGGAGAATATTTCAGAAAAATTCGCGAAATTGATGGTATTTTACCGACAAATTCCTTCGGTGCTTGGCTGGGATACGTACCATCGCGTCAACGTAGAATACCAAAACCAAATAATTTGCGAGTAGTAACTGCTTGGCAATCAAAAATCTGATTTTCACACCTTTTGCTAATTAGTTTAGCTACTGCTCTTTCACTGCCCACTCCGCTCTTATGCAACAAGATAAAATCGTCGTCGGTCTCGACATTGGCACCACGAAAATCTGCGCCTTGGTGGGCCGTAAAAACGAGTATGGCAAGCTCGAAATTCTGGGCATGGGCAAAGCCGTGTCGGAAGGCGTGCAGCGCGGCGTCGTGCTCAATATCGACAAAACCGTGGACGCCATCAAGCGGGCCATCCGGCAGGCTGAAGAGCAATCGGGCATCGATATTGGCGTGGTAAACGTGGGCATTGCCGGGCAACACATTAAGTCCTTGCAGCACAACGGCTCCATCACGCGGCCTAGCGGCGACAACGAGATTACCCAGGACGACGTGAACCGCCTCACGGCCGACATGTACCGCTTAGTAACCCCGCCCGGCTCGCAGATTATCCACGTGATGCCGCAGGACTACAAAGTTGACTTTGAAGGTGGCGTGACGGACCCCATTGGCATGGCCGGCGTGCGCCTGGAAGGCAACTTCCACATTATCACGGCGCAAAGCGCAGCTATCAATAATATTAACAAGTGCGTAACCAAGGCCGGGCTAGCCATTGCCGACCTCATTCTGGAGCCGCTGGCGTCGAGCGTATCGGTGCTGAGCGACGAGGAGAAGGAAGCCGGCGTGGCGCTGATTGACATTGGCGGCGGCACTACCGACCTGGCCGTGTTTAAGGATGGCATTATTCGCCACGCGGCGGTGCTGCCATTTGGGGGCAATATTATTACCCAGGACATCAAGCAGGGCTGTAACGTGACGCCTAACCAGGCCGAGCAGCTGAAGGTGAAGTTTGGCAAAGCCATTGCCGAGGAGGCTAGCGACTACGAAATCGTGAGCATTCCCGGCCTGCCCAACCGCCCGCCCAAGGAGGTGTCGCTCAAAAACTTGGCGTACATCATCGAAGCCCGCATGTCGGAAATTATCGAGCTGGTATATGCCGAAATCTACCGCATGGGCTTGCAGGACCACCTTTCGGCCGGCATTGTGCTGACGGGCGGCGGCTCGCAGCTCCAGAACCTGGAGCAGCTTACCGAGTACCTCACCGGCCTCGACACGCGCATCGGCTACCCCAACCAGCACCTGGGCAAGGGCAAAATCGAAGCCGTAAAGTCACCGATGCACGCCACCGGCGTGGGCCTCGTGCTGGCCGGCTACCAGGCCCAGGACGAGCGCCTGGCCCGCCCCGGCTACGGGGAAGAGGAAATGGCCGCAGCTCCCTACAGCTACCAGCCCGCCGCGCACGCCCCGGCGCCGGTAGTGCCCAGCTTTGTGCCTGCTCCGGCGGCGGCTCCCGCCGCCCCGGTGGCGCCGGCCGCTAGCACCCCTGAGACGCCCAAGCCCCCAAAAGAGCAGAAGGGCCTGAAGTTTTTGGGTGACATCACCCGCAAGCTGAAGGGAATTCTGATTGATGATTTTGACGATAAACAGTATTAATTAAGTTGTCATGCTGACGAAGGAAGCATCCTATCACGCCCTCTCGTCAGAATTACTAACTCAGGCGGCGCGGACGTGATAAGATGCTTCGCTGCGCTCAGCATGACAGGTTACTATTATGAATTTTACCTTCGACATTCCTGCCCAGAGCCGCTCCATCATTAAGGTGATTGGGGTAGGGGGCGGGGGCTCCAACGCCGTGAAGCACATGCACAAGCAGGGCATCAAGGATGTGGAGTTTATTATCTGCAACACCGACCGGCAGGCGCTGGAGAGCTCCACGGTGCCCAACAAGCTTCAGATTGGGGTTGACCTGACCGAGGGGCTAGGGGCGGGTGCTAAGCCCGAGCGCGGCCGCCAGGCGGCCCTGGAAAGTCGCGAGCAAATCCGCGAGCTGCTGAGCAACGGCACCAAAATGCTGTTTATTACGGCCGGCATGGGCGGCGGCACGGGCACGGGCGCGGCGCCGGTTATTGCGCAGGTGGCCCAGGAACTGAATATTCTGACGGTGGGTATCGTGACGGCGCCTTTCCTTTTTGAGGGCAAGAAGAAGCGCGACCAGGCCGAGCAGGGTATCAAGGAGCTGAGCGAGCACTGCGATACGGTGCTCGTGATTCTCAACGACAAGCTGCGCCAACTCTACGGCAACCTCACCATGGGCCAGGCTTTCGCCAAAGCCGACACCGTGTTGACGACGGCCGCCAAGTCGATTGCCGAAATCATTACGGTAACCAGCGACGTGAACGTGGACTTTGAAGACGTGAAAACGGTGATGAAGGACTCGGGCGCCGCCGTGATGGGTTCGTCCATCACGGAGGGCGAGAACCGCGCCCGCCGCGCCGCCGAGGAGGCCCTCAACTCGCCGCTGCTCAACAACACCGACATTAAAGGCGCCCAGCGCATTTTGCTCAGCATTATGTCGGGCGACCAGGCCGAGCTGGAAATGGATGAGCTGTCGGAAATTACCGAGTACATCCAGGACAAGGCCGGCGAGGATGCCGAGATGATTTTCGGTCACGGCACCGACGACACGCTGGGCCAGAGCATCCGGGTCACGGTTATTGCCACCGGTTTTGCCCGCGAGGCGCACACCATCTCGACCAATAGCCGCCCCGCCGAAACCACGCCCGAGCCGGCCGCTAGCGCACCTGAGCCGACGGCTGCTTCCAGCTTTGCTCAGGACCGGCCGAGCCATTCGGCGCCCGCCGCGCCGGTAGTCCCC
The genomic region above belongs to Hymenobacter sp. BRD128 and contains:
- the ftsA gene encoding cell division protein FtsA, whose translation is MQQDKIVVGLDIGTTKICALVGRKNEYGKLEILGMGKAVSEGVQRGVVLNIDKTVDAIKRAIRQAEEQSGIDIGVVNVGIAGQHIKSLQHNGSITRPSGDNEITQDDVNRLTADMYRLVTPPGSQIIHVMPQDYKVDFEGGVTDPIGMAGVRLEGNFHIITAQSAAINNINKCVTKAGLAIADLILEPLASSVSVLSDEEKEAGVALIDIGGGTTDLAVFKDGIIRHAAVLPFGGNIITQDIKQGCNVTPNQAEQLKVKFGKAIAEEASDYEIVSIPGLPNRPPKEVSLKNLAYIIEARMSEIIELVYAEIYRMGLQDHLSAGIVLTGGGSQLQNLEQLTEYLTGLDTRIGYPNQHLGKGKIEAVKSPMHATGVGLVLAGYQAQDERLARPGYGEEEMAAAPYSYQPAAHAPAPVVPSFVPAPAAAPAAPVAPAASTPETPKPPKEQKGLKFLGDITRKLKGILIDDFDDKQY
- the ftsZ gene encoding cell division protein FtsZ — protein: MNFTFDIPAQSRSIIKVIGVGGGGSNAVKHMHKQGIKDVEFIICNTDRQALESSTVPNKLQIGVDLTEGLGAGAKPERGRQAALESREQIRELLSNGTKMLFITAGMGGGTGTGAAPVIAQVAQELNILTVGIVTAPFLFEGKKKRDQAEQGIKELSEHCDTVLVILNDKLRQLYGNLTMGQAFAKADTVLTTAAKSIAEIITVTSDVNVDFEDVKTVMKDSGAAVMGSSITEGENRARRAAEEALNSPLLNNTDIKGAQRILLSIMSGDQAELEMDELSEITEYIQDKAGEDAEMIFGHGTDDTLGQSIRVTVIATGFAREAHTISTNSRPAETTPEPAASAPEPTAASSFAQDRPSHSAPAAPVVPTFTTPASPEPARVTYELNGPATPVTQTGLAGAPITAPGDPVLVTGQGQTPGASQPAPAPRPRPAMLEAQAEERRRRLQQLSQNQGLSPEATTHLDTPAYLRRGQKLEPVTPSSAQNISRFNLSDDNELLGDNRFLHDNVD
- the murC gene encoding UDP-N-acetylmuramate--L-alanine ligase, producing the protein MQQFPYIFFLGIGGIGMSALARWFKANGHQVSGYDKTETPLTLALRAEGIAVHYADAVENIPLEIRENKALTLVVLTPAIPATSLEWAWLREQGYDIRKRSQVLGVLTQGRPTIAVAGTHGKTTTSSMVAHLLHHVGLDAGAFLGGISVNLGSNLLLPQSPGSPVVVEADEYDRSFLTLYPDVAIVTSTDADHLDIYGEQSALVDSFCQFVSQIKPGGTLLLNHTADPRVAAAVPPGTRVLRYGLTAAQGPDLFAANITAEGHQFHFDLHGPLGVMPGLKLAVPGFHNVENMLAAAAAAQLFGVTETQLSEAVAAYQGVKRRFEFIVTGPAKVYVDDYAHHPREIEAFLRSLRALYPDKKLRVIFQPHLFSRTRDFAEGFSRSLSLADEVVLLDIYPARELPLPGVAAAMLLDAITSPAKSLQTKEQVLENTKNNSTFDILATVGAGDIDTLVPQLRKILEHEGVKK
- the murD gene encoding UDP-N-acetylmuramoyl-L-alanine--D-glutamate ligase; the protein is MTEHAQHIVILGAAESGVGAALLAQAKGFGVFVSDRSAIQPQYKDKLTQAGIEFEENQHSLDRILQASEVIKSPGIPEKAPVVKALREKNIPIYSEIEFASRYTKARFIAITGTNGKTTTTLLTYHLLKSAGLPVGLAGNIGYSLAEQVIEDKHKYYVLELSSFQLDDIKDFHPWIALLLNITPDHLDRYEYSLEKYAEAKLRIAENLVTDDYLIYNADDENIERFLKTAFMTAFTLPFSLHHRPDYHLAAYYEDDCTLRLHLPIEDRHPDKVSIKSSPLIGQHNHQNMAAAILAARVAGVSPAQIEAALRTFKNADHRLQLVRELNDVQFVDDSKATNVEAAWYALDGIKRPIVWIAGGTDKGNDYTTIQPLAEQKVKALICLGVDNAKLRAAFDGKVPHVAETQSMADAVQRAAALASPGDVVLLSPCCASFDLFKNYEDRGRQFAAAVQALAPTESAPSV
- a CDS encoding FtsW/RodA/SpoVE family cell cycle protein, encoding METHRLTWLQRNLKGDPILWAIVILFSLISIAVVYSATGTLAYRNELHGRTGSVELIVLKHSSLIFIGLGLMWLAHRIDYRHYSRLSLYALLLSVPLLLFTYFMGGELNGASRWLTIPVINQTFQPSDLAKLALITHLASMLSRRQQHLHDFWSTLFPVMLWVGVICGLIVLSNASTALLLFLTCLLLMFIGRVPIKQMLVMVAIGAVLGGAGLAAGQRLGTVISRLSTFTDPNKKLSFQSEHARIAIATGGLTGKGPGKSTERNIMPHPYSDFIYAIIIEEYGMIGGLLVLFLYLAFLYRGLKTVMNSQGAFGGLLSAGLCFSLVLQAMVNMGVAVGLGPVTGLPLPMLSMGGTSLIFTGLSVGIVLAVSRGERETRPMTGEPADTARITSKRVQYA
- a CDS encoding cell division protein FtsQ/DivIB, translating into MDKSVRNLLVALACLLGLGGMATFAALRQAHRPVQNIVVNVANEFDNYFISERGVTALLTNGGKEPVIGTVPEGPRLRELENRLKKHPFVRDAQVYRDLAGNLHADVHQNRPIARLVHPDDRLDSYVDANGQRLPLSPLYTARVATVSRAGGGTLPTTFFQDSTSRGYLDFLRYVDEHPFWKAQVAEVFVEPGGKLSFTQQVGDQRIEFGTPENISEKFAKLMVFYRQIPSVLGWDTYHRVNVEYQNQIICE
- the murG gene encoding undecaprenyldiphospho-muramoylpentapeptide beta-N-acetylglucosaminyltransferase; the encoded protein is MKFIISGGGTGGHIFPAVAIANEIRRRQPDAEILFVGANGRMEMTRVPEAGYKIVGLDITGLQRRLTPQNILFPVRVFRSVRKAGKLIQEFRPNAVVGVGGYASAPVLLAATSRGIPSLIQEQNSYAGLVNKLLGRRVSKICVAYDGMEKFFPTDKIVLTGNPVRTEIAHGSRAEALQFFNLDPSKKTLLVIGGSLGARTLNLATAVALPRLREAGVQLLWQTGKIYFPEARQQAQSYAADRLQALEFIQRMDLAYAAADVVISRAGALSVSELCLTGKASILVPSPNVAEDHQTKNALALVGKGAAVLITDEHAPTRLYDEALRLLAAPDRQQQLSERVRELARPDATTAIVNELFKLIKK